In Salana multivorans, a single genomic region encodes these proteins:
- a CDS encoding M15 family metallopeptidase yields the protein MSAPITPNGWAVVPDYGDPALGTLDAVAGRGNVLAGDVAAVLGAFCADFAREVEPIVKADSWGYAPRKQHGSDRWSNHASGTAVDLNASRRPEFRSTYTAAQKVAIRALLVRYPVLRWGGDWSPAELDEMHFEIAASPAVLATFAQTLGGGAMAAPRMTSPVQGYVSSRYGSRSGGFHAGLDIAGGGVSRTVRAAFAGTVERIVRGRARGQSASIGAVLAPGRSGNGVVVRNPDGERQLYGHVTADAGLKIGDNVGVGDRLGVTDLSGVTTGYHLHFEVWTARGATRNPEIDFRTFDVTPGAAPYVPAAPPAPAPSKPAPSAPTQQARDPKVLAWQQRANRYGKAGLVEDGVKGSKSLRWEAWVRQLQTALNRWKAVAPKLVVDGDYGAVTDNAVYQAQKANPARFGPKPDRVVGPKTVRALGIPAKPDVS from the coding sequence GTGAGCGCGCCGATCACCCCGAACGGGTGGGCCGTCGTGCCGGACTACGGCGACCCCGCGCTCGGGACCCTGGACGCGGTCGCCGGCCGAGGCAACGTCTTGGCCGGCGATGTCGCGGCCGTGCTGGGTGCGTTCTGCGCGGACTTCGCGCGCGAGGTCGAGCCGATCGTGAAGGCCGACTCCTGGGGGTACGCCCCCCGCAAGCAGCACGGCTCGGATCGCTGGTCCAACCACGCCTCCGGGACCGCTGTGGACCTCAACGCTTCCCGCCGCCCCGAGTTCCGCTCGACCTACACCGCCGCGCAGAAGGTGGCGATCCGCGCGCTCCTGGTCCGTTACCCCGTCCTGCGGTGGGGAGGGGACTGGTCGCCGGCGGAGCTCGACGAGATGCACTTCGAGATCGCCGCCAGCCCCGCCGTCCTCGCGACGTTCGCCCAGACTCTAGGAGGTGGCGCCATGGCCGCGCCCCGCATGACCAGTCCCGTCCAGGGGTACGTCTCCAGCCGCTACGGCTCCCGCTCGGGTGGCTTCCACGCCGGGCTCGACATCGCCGGCGGTGGCGTCTCCCGCACGGTGCGGGCGGCGTTCGCCGGCACGGTCGAGCGGATCGTGCGCGGACGAGCACGCGGCCAGTCCGCCTCCATCGGCGCGGTGCTCGCGCCGGGACGCTCCGGCAATGGCGTCGTGGTCCGCAACCCGGACGGGGAGCGTCAGCTCTACGGCCATGTCACCGCCGATGCCGGGCTCAAGATCGGCGACAACGTAGGGGTCGGGGACCGACTCGGTGTCACCGACCTGTCCGGCGTCACGACCGGCTACCACCTGCACTTCGAGGTGTGGACCGCGCGCGGCGCCACACGCAACCCCGAGATCGACTTCCGCACCTTCGACGTGACGCCCGGCGCGGCGCCGTACGTACCCGCGGCCCCGCCCGCGCCCGCACCGTCGAAGCCCGCGCCGAGCGCGCCCACCCAGCAGGCGCGCGACCCGAAGGTCCTGGCCTGGCAGCAGCGCGCCAACCGCTACGGGAAGGCCGGCCTGGTCGAGGACGGCGTCAAGGGGTCCAAGTCGCTCCGCTGGGAGGCGTGGGTCCGCCAGCTCCAGACCGCCCTCAACCGGTGGAAGGCCGTCGCCCCGAAGCTCGTGGTCGACGGCGACTACGGTGCGGTCACCGACAACGCCGTCTACCAGGCGCAGAAGGCCAACCCG